The Candidatus Koribacter versatilis Ellin345 genome has a segment encoding these proteins:
- a CDS encoding amidase family protein: MRLPRLSGFCFLVCAALLAAPLASAQTANHKNHNAPDQYNEATLVQLQHLMNSHQLNSEQLTRFYLARIDALDQNGPGVNAVIQLNPDALNMAKNADRMRRNGVRGPMLGIPVLLKDNIDTGDKMQTAAGSFALVGAPAFRDSTVAANLRAAGAVILGKTNLSEWANFRSFESVSGWSGRGGQTNNPYAIDRNPCGSSSGSAAAVSANFTAVSLGTETDGSIVCPANANGVVGIKPTVGLTSRAGAVPISHTQDTVGVHGRTVADAAAALGIIQSRTSDGRDPATGGVPLGWQGTGKTRPTIPTDYTQFLDKNGLNGATIGVTRVGLSGFTNVSTPQPVLDAFEETVQALEDAGATVIDLDAAGFTFATADGEFLVLCFDFRNDLKAYLATRFSVPIGGGDLQTAIDFNNAHPEEEMPFFNQDIWDLTITLAPGADDPQPAFGGMTYNQALAIDHNAGVNGIDAAISMFHLDAVFTATDNPAWSTDLLYGDHFIFGTSGMAAGPGYPIIQVPGAMPKLCASPTKPNDCTQFGVPLGVSFFGTAFSEPTLIKLASGFEAVTKTRAHNLPTFADTEPFTHIQGTTLKKPHKEHAYPANKAAKATTKSPHKTL; encoded by the coding sequence ATGAGACTCCCCCGTCTCTCTGGATTTTGTTTTCTCGTGTGCGCTGCACTGCTGGCAGCGCCGTTAGCGTCCGCCCAAACAGCCAATCACAAAAACCACAACGCGCCTGACCAATACAACGAAGCCACCCTGGTCCAGCTTCAGCACCTGATGAATTCTCACCAACTGAATTCCGAACAACTCACTCGCTTTTACCTGGCAAGAATCGATGCCCTCGACCAGAACGGCCCGGGAGTGAACGCCGTCATCCAGTTGAACCCTGACGCGCTCAACATGGCCAAGAATGCCGATCGCATGCGCCGTAACGGCGTGCGCGGCCCAATGCTCGGCATTCCTGTCTTGCTCAAAGACAACATCGATACCGGCGACAAGATGCAGACTGCCGCCGGGTCCTTCGCGCTGGTCGGCGCCCCCGCCTTCCGCGACTCCACTGTCGCCGCCAACCTGCGCGCCGCCGGCGCCGTGATCCTCGGCAAGACAAATCTCTCGGAATGGGCGAACTTCCGCTCCTTCGAATCCGTCAGCGGTTGGTCGGGCCGTGGTGGACAAACTAACAATCCCTACGCCATCGATCGCAATCCCTGCGGATCCAGTTCAGGCTCCGCCGCTGCCGTGTCCGCTAACTTCACAGCTGTCTCGCTCGGTACCGAAACCGACGGCAGCATCGTCTGCCCCGCCAACGCCAACGGTGTCGTCGGCATTAAGCCCACCGTCGGCCTCACCAGTCGCGCCGGCGCGGTTCCCATCTCCCACACTCAGGACACTGTCGGTGTTCACGGTCGCACCGTCGCGGACGCTGCCGCGGCCCTCGGCATCATCCAGAGCCGCACCTCCGACGGACGTGATCCCGCAACCGGCGGAGTTCCTCTCGGCTGGCAGGGAACCGGCAAAACGCGTCCCACCATCCCCACCGACTACACCCAGTTCTTGGATAAGAACGGCCTCAACGGCGCGACCATCGGTGTCACGCGCGTTGGTCTCTCCGGATTCACCAACGTCAGCACGCCCCAACCCGTGCTCGATGCCTTCGAAGAAACCGTCCAGGCCTTGGAAGACGCTGGTGCGACCGTCATCGATCTCGACGCAGCGGGCTTCACCTTCGCCACTGCTGACGGTGAGTTCCTCGTCCTGTGCTTCGATTTCCGCAACGACCTCAAAGCCTATCTCGCCACCCGCTTCAGCGTTCCCATCGGCGGCGGAGACTTGCAGACCGCCATCGACTTCAACAACGCCCACCCCGAAGAAGAAATGCCCTTCTTCAATCAGGACATCTGGGACCTCACCATTACCCTCGCTCCCGGCGCCGATGATCCTCAGCCCGCCTTCGGTGGCATGACCTACAACCAGGCCCTCGCCATCGACCACAACGCTGGTGTCAATGGAATCGATGCCGCGATCTCGATGTTCCATCTTGATGCCGTGTTCACCGCAACCGACAACCCAGCATGGTCCACCGACCTGCTATACGGAGATCACTTCATCTTCGGCACCTCAGGAATGGCCGCCGGTCCGGGTTACCCAATCATTCAGGTACCGGGCGCCATGCCAAAACTCTGCGCCTCTCCCACGAAACCAAACGACTGCACCCAGTTTGGAGTTCCTCTAGGCGTGAGCTTCTTCGGTACCGCCTTCAGCGAGCCCACTCTCATCAAGCTCGCCTCCGGATTTGAAGCTGTCACCAAAACGCGCGCGCACAACCTGCCCACCTTCGCCGATACCGAACCCTTCACTCACATACAAGGCACAACCCTGAAGAAGCCGCACAAAGAGCACGCCTACCCGGCCAACAAAGCCGCCAAAGCCACAACCAAGTCGCCGCACAAAACCCTGTAG
- the glgC gene encoding glucose-1-phosphate adenylyltransferase gives MIETLGVLLAGGAGERLYPLTRDRAKPAVNFGGIYRIIDITLSNCINSGLRRVYILTQYKALSLNRHIREGWSGIVGNELGEFIEILPPMKRVSENWYMGTADAVYQNIYSIGSEQPRYVLILSGDHIYKMNYDLMMRQHKDSGADVTLATILIDPSETRHFGVVDVDNQSHVNGFVEKPKSTELRSPYDPSKVSASMGIYIFNTDVLIPVLLKDAEDPNSKHDFGHNILPKMVGEYKIYSFNFIDENKKEALYWRDVGTLDAYYDANLDLVSVAPVFNLYDKAWPIRTHQRQYPPAKFVFAEQGRMGTALDSVVSMGCIVSGGTVRNCVLSPDVRVNSFSEVDSSILFSHVNVGRHCRIRRSIIDRDVHIPEGTVIGYDTESDRQKYHVTDSGITVVTRDYSLFENPVEVDYFTSE, from the coding sequence ATGATCGAGACATTGGGAGTACTCCTGGCCGGCGGCGCTGGTGAGCGCCTTTATCCTCTAACCCGAGACCGCGCCAAACCTGCCGTCAACTTCGGCGGCATCTACCGCATCATCGACATCACCTTATCCAACTGCATCAACTCCGGCCTGCGCCGCGTGTATATCCTCACGCAGTACAAGGCGCTCTCGTTGAACCGTCATATCCGCGAAGGCTGGAGCGGCATCGTCGGCAACGAGCTCGGCGAGTTCATCGAAATCCTGCCGCCCATGAAGCGCGTCAGCGAGAACTGGTACATGGGCACCGCCGACGCCGTCTATCAGAACATCTACTCCATCGGATCTGAGCAGCCGCGGTACGTTCTCATTCTCTCCGGCGACCACATCTACAAAATGAACTACGACCTTATGATGCGCCAGCACAAGGACTCCGGCGCCGACGTCACCCTCGCCACCATCCTCATCGATCCCTCCGAAACGCGTCACTTCGGCGTCGTCGACGTTGATAACCAGAGCCACGTCAACGGCTTCGTCGAGAAACCCAAGTCCACCGAACTTCGTTCGCCCTACGATCCATCCAAAGTCTCCGCCTCCATGGGCATCTACATCTTCAACACTGACGTGCTCATCCCCGTCCTGTTGAAAGATGCTGAAGATCCCAACTCCAAGCACGACTTCGGACACAACATCCTTCCCAAGATGGTCGGCGAGTACAAAATCTACAGCTTCAACTTCATCGACGAAAACAAGAAGGAAGCCCTCTACTGGCGCGACGTCGGCACCCTCGACGCCTATTACGACGCCAACCTCGATCTCGTCAGCGTCGCCCCGGTCTTCAACCTCTACGACAAGGCGTGGCCCATCCGCACCCACCAGCGCCAATACCCGCCCGCGAAGTTCGTCTTCGCCGAGCAAGGCCGCATGGGTACCGCGCTCGATTCCGTCGTCTCCATGGGATGCATCGTCTCCGGTGGTACGGTGCGCAATTGTGTACTCTCGCCCGACGTCCGCGTGAACTCCTTCAGCGAGGTCGACAGCAGCATCCTCTTCTCGCACGTCAACGTAGGCCGCCACTGCCGCATCCGCCGCTCCATCATCGACCGCGACGTCCACATCCCCGAAGGCACAGTCATCGGCTACGACACCGAATCCGACCGCCAGAAATACCACGTTACCGACAGCGGCATCACCGTCGTCACCCGCGACTACTCGCTCTTCGAGAACCCGGTGGAAGTGGACTACTTCACCTCGGAGTAA
- a CDS encoding acyl-CoA mutase large subunit family protein, which produces MAATTEVPVEKKKPSIPDAKTTSNIPIKLVYGPADLESQNYDAELGQPGQFPYTRGVQPTMYRGRLWTMRQYAGMGDAEASNQRYKYLLSQGTSGLSVAFDLPTQIGYDSDNQFALGEVGKVGVAIDSIEDMERLFNGIDLEKVSTSMTINSTATILLSLYIAVAKRNGADMKKLCGTVQNDILKEYIARGTYIYPPKQGMRLITDLFAFCNDNVPEWNTISISGYHMREAGSTAVQEVAFTLADGITYVEAARKSGLDVDKFGPRLSFFFSCDRNFLEEVAKFRAARRMWAKIMRDRFGAKNPKAMMLRFHTQTAGSSLTAQQPEVNIVRTAIQALAAVLGGTQSLHTNSFDEALALPTENSARIALRTQQVIAYESGVPQTVDPLAGSYYIESLTNEIETRATEYLGKVDAIGGMLKAIEKGYVQQEIQNSAYEFQQSIDHKEAVLVGVNKFQVDEHKEIPLQVIDPSLEPKQVERLKALRVRRDKAAWYSALQGVEDAARNGSNVMPQIINAVEKYATVGEIADTLRKVFGEYKEAVVI; this is translated from the coding sequence ATGGCCGCAACAACTGAAGTGCCAGTCGAAAAGAAAAAGCCATCCATTCCTGACGCAAAAACTACCTCAAACATTCCCATCAAATTGGTTTACGGTCCTGCCGATCTGGAGTCGCAGAATTACGACGCGGAACTCGGGCAGCCGGGACAATTTCCTTACACACGCGGCGTACAGCCGACGATGTATCGTGGGCGGCTATGGACCATGCGGCAGTACGCCGGCATGGGCGACGCCGAGGCTTCCAACCAGCGCTACAAGTACCTGCTGAGCCAGGGGACATCCGGACTCAGCGTGGCGTTCGATCTTCCGACACAGATCGGCTATGACTCCGACAATCAGTTTGCGCTCGGCGAAGTGGGCAAAGTCGGCGTGGCGATTGACTCCATTGAAGACATGGAGCGGTTGTTCAATGGCATTGATCTTGAGAAGGTTTCTACGTCGATGACGATCAACTCGACGGCGACGATTTTGTTGTCGTTGTATATCGCGGTCGCGAAGCGCAACGGCGCTGACATGAAGAAGCTCTGCGGCACGGTGCAGAACGACATCCTGAAGGAATACATTGCGCGCGGAACGTATATCTATCCGCCGAAGCAGGGAATGCGGTTGATTACGGACCTGTTTGCCTTCTGCAACGACAACGTGCCGGAGTGGAACACGATTTCGATTTCCGGCTACCACATGCGGGAAGCCGGTTCGACGGCGGTGCAGGAAGTGGCATTCACACTGGCCGATGGCATTACGTATGTCGAAGCGGCGCGCAAATCAGGCTTAGATGTGGACAAGTTTGGGCCGCGGCTGTCGTTCTTCTTCTCTTGCGATCGCAATTTCCTGGAAGAGGTAGCGAAGTTCCGGGCAGCACGTCGGATGTGGGCGAAGATCATGCGCGATCGCTTTGGAGCAAAGAATCCGAAGGCCATGATGCTGCGGTTCCATACGCAGACGGCGGGATCGTCGCTGACGGCACAGCAGCCGGAAGTGAACATTGTGCGTACGGCGATCCAGGCGTTGGCGGCGGTGCTGGGTGGAACGCAGTCTCTGCACACGAACTCGTTCGACGAAGCGCTGGCGTTGCCGACGGAGAACTCGGCGCGCATCGCGCTACGCACGCAGCAAGTGATCGCGTATGAGAGCGGCGTGCCTCAGACGGTAGATCCGCTGGCGGGTTCGTACTACATCGAGTCGCTGACGAACGAGATCGAGACGCGGGCGACGGAGTATCTCGGGAAAGTGGATGCGATTGGCGGGATGCTTAAGGCGATCGAGAAGGGATACGTGCAGCAGGAGATCCAGAACTCGGCGTATGAGTTCCAGCAGAGCATCGATCACAAGGAAGCAGTGCTGGTGGGCGTCAACAAGTTCCAGGTGGATGAACACAAGGAGATTCCGCTGCAGGTGATTGATCCGTCGCTGGAGCCGAAGCAGGTGGAGCGGTTGAAGGCGCTGCGTGTGCGTCGCGATAAGGCTGCCTGGTATAGCGCGCTGCAAGGCGTCGAGGATGCGGCGAGGAATGGAAGTAACGTAATGCCGCAGATTATCAACGCGGTGGAGAAGTATGCGACCGTGGGTGAGATTGCGGACACGCTGCGGAAAGTGTTTGGGGAGTATAAGGAAGCGGTGGTGATTTAG
- the wecB gene encoding non-hydrolyzing UDP-N-acetylglucosamine 2-epimerase encodes MHFLHVVGARPNFMKAAPLIRALEQRGSRQTLVHSGQHYDRNMSTVFFDQLGIRKPDVNLQVGSGSHAQQTAAIMSRVEPVLLNQRPDAVIVYGDINSTVAVALVCAKLGIKLIHVEAGLRSFDRSMPEEINRLVTDQLADVLFTPSLDGDENLHREGIPDNKVHFVGNIMIDTLVRLLPLAELRFADLAAKFNLIKFGLVTLHRPSNVDDISHLAPLLFALDRIAEDLPLLFPVHPRTLQHMQEFSINLHHLQILEPLPYIDFLSLQQRAALVITDSGGIQEETTYLGIPCLTVRENTERPVTVTLGTNLLVGSDFHRMESEARKVIAGNKKCGSIPPLWDGHTSDRIASILINCGSFPGDPNDVKNSHSLLVDASVSA; translated from the coding sequence ATGCACTTCCTGCACGTAGTGGGTGCGCGTCCCAACTTTATGAAAGCAGCTCCGCTGATTCGCGCCCTCGAACAGCGCGGCTCCCGTCAAACTCTCGTTCACTCCGGTCAGCACTACGACCGCAACATGTCGACGGTCTTCTTCGATCAGCTAGGCATTCGCAAGCCCGACGTCAATCTGCAGGTCGGGAGCGGCAGCCACGCGCAACAAACCGCCGCCATCATGAGCCGCGTCGAGCCCGTGCTTCTCAACCAACGTCCTGACGCTGTCATCGTTTACGGCGACATCAATTCCACGGTCGCGGTCGCCCTCGTCTGCGCGAAACTTGGCATCAAGCTCATCCACGTCGAAGCCGGCTTACGCTCTTTCGACCGCTCCATGCCCGAGGAAATCAATCGCCTCGTCACCGATCAACTCGCCGACGTCCTTTTCACGCCCTCACTCGATGGCGATGAGAACCTGCATCGCGAAGGCATTCCCGACAACAAAGTCCACTTCGTCGGTAACATCATGATCGACACCCTGGTGCGCCTTCTTCCCCTCGCAGAACTTCGCTTCGCCGACCTCGCCGCAAAATTCAATCTCATAAAGTTCGGCCTCGTCACGCTTCATCGTCCATCTAACGTGGACGACATCTCCCATCTCGCACCGTTGCTCTTCGCCCTCGATCGCATCGCAGAAGATCTCCCGCTGCTCTTCCCCGTTCATCCTCGAACCTTGCAACACATGCAGGAGTTCAGCATCAACCTTCATCATCTCCAGATACTCGAGCCACTCCCGTACATTGACTTTCTCTCCCTCCAGCAACGCGCCGCACTGGTCATCACCGACTCCGGCGGCATCCAGGAAGAAACCACGTATCTCGGCATTCCCTGCCTGACAGTTCGCGAAAACACCGAGCGACCCGTGACCGTCACGCTCGGCACCAACCTTCTTGTCGGTTCTGATTTCCATCGCATGGAATCCGAAGCGCGCAAAGTCATCGCCGGTAACAAAAAGTGTGGGTCCATTCCGCCACTTTGGGACGGCCACACCTCGGACCGAATCGCCTCCATTCTCATCAACTGTGGAAGTTTCCCCGGCGACCCGAACGATGTAAAAAACTCCCACTCGTTACTTGTGGACGCGTCCGTAAGTGCTTGA
- a CDS encoding RNA polymerase sigma factor produces MGFGASGIALVEVGRNFTERRLDENQALALSVRRCVAGDTAAWEDIVRQTNRRIYNLCYRFSGSPDDAQDLTQEVFIKIYRTLGSFDSGKASFVTWVTTVTRNLLVDHFRKGKYDRMTDSLDAPMGDEEDGLALGSQIADKGQTPDERLESRETKELVHKALQKLSPELREAVILRDLQDMDYKEISQILKIPEGTVKSRINRGRTELARLLQRSNRQVGE; encoded by the coding sequence ATGGGATTTGGGGCAAGTGGCATCGCCCTTGTAGAAGTCGGCAGGAACTTCACGGAGCGGCGGTTGGACGAAAACCAGGCACTAGCTTTATCAGTGCGGCGCTGTGTGGCCGGAGATACGGCTGCCTGGGAGGATATCGTCCGGCAGACGAACCGGAGGATTTACAACCTCTGCTACCGGTTTTCCGGCTCTCCTGATGACGCGCAAGACCTTACCCAGGAAGTATTTATCAAGATTTACCGGACGCTGGGGAGCTTCGACTCCGGCAAGGCGTCATTCGTTACGTGGGTAACGACGGTGACCCGGAACCTGCTGGTAGACCATTTCCGTAAAGGCAAATACGACCGCATGACCGACTCGCTCGACGCCCCGATGGGCGACGAAGAGGACGGCCTGGCGCTGGGTTCGCAGATCGCGGACAAGGGGCAGACCCCGGACGAGCGGCTGGAGTCCCGGGAGACCAAGGAACTGGTACACAAGGCTTTACAAAAGCTGTCGCCAGAGCTTCGGGAAGCCGTCATCCTGAGGGATTTGCAGGACATGGATTACAAGGAAATCTCGCAGATTTTGAAGATTCCGGAAGGCACCGTGAAATCGCGAATTAATCGCGGGCGGACGGAACTTGCAAGGCTATTGCAACGTAGTAATAGGCAGGTTGGCGAGTAA
- a CDS encoding anti-sigma factor family protein: MNGNGKFEMQCTDFDALLTDALDGLLEGERRARFDRHKAECSACSLLFQETKSGFDWLHTLDEVEPPLNLVHNVIAATTVAQVMGVTDVAPRKSWLERMKEAFLPKFAPVMTPRFAMSFGMAFFSISMLMSVAGVKPGDLRHMDLTPKGIRKTYYETQARATRYYENIRLVYQMEAFGRQLKKAATTPADQKQPSKPDVNENRSQDKDKREQNYSRQGQNEILAQIDRCRVSLHG, from the coding sequence ATGAACGGCAACGGAAAATTCGAGATGCAGTGCACGGACTTCGATGCGCTGCTGACGGACGCTCTCGACGGGCTTTTGGAAGGCGAGCGACGGGCACGGTTTGACCGCCACAAGGCGGAGTGCTCAGCGTGCAGCCTGCTATTCCAGGAGACCAAGTCCGGATTTGACTGGCTGCACACGTTGGATGAGGTGGAGCCTCCCCTCAACCTCGTGCACAACGTGATCGCAGCTACTACGGTCGCCCAGGTCATGGGAGTCACGGATGTCGCACCGCGCAAGAGCTGGCTGGAGCGCATGAAGGAAGCGTTCCTGCCGAAGTTTGCGCCGGTGATGACGCCCCGTTTCGCGATGTCGTTCGGGATGGCGTTCTTCTCCATCTCGATGTTGATGAGCGTAGCGGGCGTGAAACCTGGTGATCTGCGCCATATGGACTTAACGCCGAAAGGCATTCGCAAGACGTATTACGAGACGCAGGCCCGCGCAACGCGCTACTACGAAAACATCCGGCTGGTTTATCAGATGGAAGCTTTCGGACGGCAGTTGAAAAAGGCCGCGACGACGCCCGCTGACCAGAAGCAACCGTCCAAACCCGATGTCAACGAGAACCGGAGCCAGGACAAGGACAAGCGGGAACAGAATTACAGCCGGCAAGGCCAGAACGAGATTCTGGCCCAAATAGACCGGTGCCGTGTGAGTCTGCACGGCTAG
- a CDS encoding LiaI-LiaF-like domain-containing protein, whose translation MNCAKHPEVTASAFCRTCGKALCSTCARDVRGVVYCEECLASRLHDTVPPNAPPYATVPPIATPVIVRQGGSPGLAALLSLIPGVGQMYNEQYAKGLVFVLIFAALIQLTDHVSGMFGLLIGGFYIYQIIDAYKTAEARRFGLPLPDPFGLNDMLGAKNKPAYANPPAAFVQTTGDPVTGVGPQMVAVEEEPEKVGAPMGAIILIGLGVIFLLNTFDWFHFDWFGKTWPILLIVIGVWIFIRRRDAAAR comes from the coding sequence ATGAACTGCGCCAAACATCCAGAAGTTACCGCCTCGGCGTTTTGCCGAACTTGCGGCAAGGCGCTCTGTTCCACCTGCGCGCGCGATGTACGCGGCGTTGTCTATTGCGAGGAGTGCCTCGCTAGCCGGCTGCACGATACCGTGCCGCCGAATGCGCCGCCTTACGCCACAGTACCCCCGATCGCCACGCCGGTCATAGTCCGCCAGGGAGGCAGCCCCGGTTTGGCTGCACTGCTCTCGCTGATCCCCGGTGTGGGCCAGATGTACAACGAGCAATACGCGAAGGGATTGGTCTTCGTGCTGATCTTCGCGGCACTGATCCAGTTGACCGACCACGTGAGCGGTATGTTCGGTCTGCTGATCGGCGGCTTCTACATTTACCAGATCATTGACGCTTACAAGACGGCCGAGGCCCGGCGCTTCGGATTGCCGTTACCGGATCCGTTCGGACTCAACGACATGCTCGGCGCCAAGAACAAGCCGGCGTATGCGAACCCTCCTGCTGCATTCGTGCAGACGACCGGTGATCCGGTCACGGGAGTAGGGCCGCAAATGGTGGCGGTGGAAGAGGAGCCGGAGAAGGTCGGGGCACCGATGGGTGCCATCATCCTGATCGGCCTGGGCGTGATCTTCCTGCTCAATACGTTCGACTGGTTCCATTTCGACTGGTTCGGCAAGACGTGGCCAATCCTGTTGATTGTCATCGGTGTGTGGATCTTCATTCGCCGCAGGGATGCGGCAGCGAGATAG
- a CDS encoding LiaI-LiaF-like domain-containing protein yields the protein MAPAILVTMGVLFLLSEFGGWRVNFDHTWPMVLIVIGGVILAKRNGSMEGHVDPAQEYVVLQQAAVVANPAAMTPAPDQGNSEVQNG from the coding sequence ATGGCTCCCGCGATCCTGGTGACAATGGGAGTTCTGTTCCTGCTATCGGAGTTTGGCGGATGGCGGGTGAACTTCGATCACACCTGGCCGATGGTTTTGATCGTTATCGGCGGCGTGATTCTCGCAAAGCGCAATGGTTCGATGGAAGGACATGTCGATCCGGCACAAGAATACGTGGTATTGCAGCAGGCGGCCGTGGTCGCGAATCCCGCGGCTATGACTCCGGCTCCCGACCAAGGCAACTCGGAGGTGCAAAATGGCTAG
- a CDS encoding DUF4097 family beta strand repeat-containing protein produces MASTVTAPPPAPPMRPRRQKSYAGAVVLILIGVLALLQNFGMISLRHFYARYWPLIIILIGAIKLVEHFQAKKDNAIPAGVTFGTIVLLFFVVVSGIAISKAEGVNWHELGQTFDINDEDFNHMGQNSYTYEDRLEQAFPANGTLKIVCDHGNINVNSSDDGKIRVMVHKKVWANSQSDADASNNNAKPTIEINGGAVVVNANTQAGGKHDIAADMDIFLPKKADVTLSTRHGDVNIVQREGLITASHQQGGANFEDITGDVNVSGEKITVRATRIKGNISVQGRVTEMTAEDISGNATLNGDNFEEVRVSKIGKTLTFKSYRTDLEFAGLAGDFDMSSDDLRAKDITGPVRLITRSKTIHLDDVSGDVRIENSNGDVEVHAVKLGNYDVRNHHGDVTVTVPSKAAFSVDARTQHGDASSDFGELKVSNNDNEGTVNGTVGGGGSKLTLTTDGADVNVRKSS; encoded by the coding sequence ATGGCTAGCACGGTAACTGCTCCTCCTCCAGCGCCTCCCATGCGTCCGCGGCGGCAGAAGTCTTACGCCGGCGCGGTAGTACTGATCCTCATCGGCGTGCTGGCCCTGCTGCAGAACTTCGGCATGATTTCGCTGCGGCACTTCTACGCCCGGTACTGGCCGCTGATCATCATCCTGATTGGTGCGATCAAGCTGGTCGAACACTTCCAGGCGAAGAAGGACAACGCGATTCCTGCGGGCGTCACGTTCGGAACGATCGTCCTGTTGTTCTTCGTGGTGGTGAGCGGTATCGCGATTTCGAAAGCCGAGGGCGTGAACTGGCACGAGCTCGGGCAAACGTTCGACATCAACGATGAAGACTTCAACCACATGGGGCAGAACAGTTACACCTATGAAGACCGGTTGGAGCAGGCGTTTCCCGCGAACGGCACTTTGAAGATCGTTTGCGATCACGGCAACATCAACGTGAACTCATCCGACGACGGCAAGATCCGGGTGATGGTCCACAAGAAGGTGTGGGCCAACAGCCAGAGCGATGCGGATGCGTCAAACAACAACGCGAAGCCGACGATCGAGATCAACGGCGGCGCGGTGGTGGTCAACGCGAACACGCAAGCCGGCGGTAAGCACGACATTGCGGCCGACATGGACATCTTCCTGCCGAAGAAGGCGGACGTCACGCTCAGCACGCGGCATGGGGACGTCAATATTGTGCAGCGTGAAGGGCTGATCACGGCTTCACATCAGCAAGGTGGCGCGAACTTCGAGGACATTACCGGCGACGTCAACGTGAGCGGCGAGAAGATCACCGTGCGCGCGACGCGGATCAAGGGCAACATCTCCGTGCAGGGACGCGTGACCGAGATGACGGCGGAAGACATCTCGGGAAATGCAACGCTGAACGGTGACAACTTCGAGGAAGTGCGGGTATCGAAGATCGGCAAGACGCTGACGTTCAAGTCGTACCGTACGGACCTGGAGTTCGCAGGCCTGGCGGGTGACTTCGACATGAGCTCTGACGATCTGCGGGCGAAGGACATCACCGGGCCGGTGCGGCTGATTACGCGGTCGAAGACGATCCACCTGGATGATGTGAGCGGCGATGTGCGGATCGAGAACTCGAACGGAGACGTGGAAGTCCACGCCGTGAAGCTCGGGAACTACGATGTGCGCAATCACCACGGCGATGTTACGGTGACGGTGCCGTCGAAGGCGGCGTTCAGCGTGGACGCGCGCACGCAGCACGGGGATGCGTCGAGTGACTTCGGGGAACTCAAGGTCTCGAACAACGACAACGAAGGCACGGTGAATGGCACGGTTGGAGGCGGCGGTTCCAAGCTCACGCTGACGACCGATGGTGCCGATGTGAATGTAAGAAAGAGCAGTTAG